In the Cryptococcus neoformans var. neoformans JEC21 chromosome 1, complete sequence genome, one interval contains:
- a CDS encoding expressed protein: protein MIPLGSPRRSHILLAALLSLVLVLFLHTHHHPQSHFLSGPISKLKVQFGLYSSSDGLETKDKGIRKRIDKIRGYCEAEDAFEREYGRTNLRLSRAYEGSHERMRLLLQKIMRGEPLTISAIGGSVTKGHQVWQNEIWFHKFWEWLTEFAGEGVEIKQVNGAAPATGSDYFSFCFPLHIPSDSDLVLVELAVNDEGIPEHVENMENLLRGLLDLPNKPAVMLIEAMAFSNGGMGGGGGRMHLPVAQYYDVPVINQRLPLVNHFARHPQLVGPYFAQDWWGNPDTRHINSHGHRDLGMLVASFVKDVACEMISQPTFHVQSPSAFEALSIVALAQPPQTEDKEDAKIEDELLAAEQKWWPEQSRSWRKDPTEEKPVGELMPGLWSTPIEYGILPRLRVLEGWNPHLDYSVPPFHPTCLSTRAKEPHFNLTPSANEGWEYWVHPEHLDKPYLVARTPGARVTFELETSVGIVKMYALKSKTFGLGTVECWADEERRKSVKIEGYWDNGNVNIGRFAPIRDNLQPGKHTITCELLEETSDPGGGREFRMISMMSV, encoded by the exons ATGATCCCACTAGGCTCCCCTCGTCGCTCACACATCCTTCTCGCTGCCCTTCTCTCACTTGTTCTTgtactcttccttcacactcaccatcatccgCAATCACATTTTCTTTCAGGCCCAATCTCCAAATTAAAGGTCCAGTTCGGCCTCTACAGCTCATCGGATGGTTTGGAGACGAAGGATAAAGGAATACGGAAAAGGATAGATAAAATAAGAGGGTACTGTGAAGCGGAGGATGCGTTTGAGCGAGAATATGGAAGAACGAATTTGCGACTTAGCAGAGCGTATGAGG GCTCTCATGAGAGAATGCGCCTATTGCTTCAAAAGATCATGCGAGGCGAGCCGCTCACCATCTCTGCCATTGGCGGTAGTG TGACAAAAGGCCATCAGGTGTGGCAAAATGAGATTTGGTTCCACAAGTTCTGGGAATGGTTGACGGAATTTGCAGGGGAAGGCGTAGAGATCAAGCAAGTCAATGGTGCCGCCCCAG CCACCGGTTCCGACtacttttccttttgcttcCCTCTCCACATCCCCTCTGACTCTGATTTGGTGCTTGTCGAACTGGCAGTGAACGATGAGGGTATCCCGGAACACGTGGAGAATATGGAAAACCTCCTTCGCGGATTGTTGGATCTTCCTAATAAGCCGGCGGTGATGCTCATTGAGGCTATGGCGTTTAGCAATGGTGGgatgggtggtggaggtggaaggaTGCACCT CCCCGTCGCTCAGTACTACGATGTCCCTGTGATCAACCAAAGGCTTCCGCTCGTAAACCATTTTGCCAGGCATCCTCAACTCGTTGGACCTTACTTTGCCCAGGA CTGGTGGGGAAACCCCGACACCCGGCATATTAATTCTCACGGACATCGCGATCTCGGCATGCTCGTCGCAAGCTTTGTCAAAGACGTTGCATGTGAAATGATTTCTCAACCTACTTTCCATGTCCAGTCTCCATCTGCATTCGAAGCTCTCTCCATTGTCGCTCTCGCACAACCACCTCAAACTGAGGACAAGGAAGATGCCAAAATCGAGGATGAGCTACTAGCCGCAGAACAAAAATGGTGGCCCGAGCAATCCCGTAGCTGGAGGAAAGACCCTACCGAAGAGAAACCTGTCGGCGAACTCATGCCCGGTCTCTGGTCCACCCCTATCGAATACGGTATACTCCCCCGCCTCCGCGTcttggaaggatggaatCCCCATCTCGATTACTCTGtccctcccttccaccCTACCTGTCTCTCAACGCGCGCTAAAGAACCGCATTTCAATCTTACTCCATCGGCCAACGAAGGGTGGGAATATTGGGTCCATCCAGAGCATTTGGATAAGCCATATCTTGTTGCGAGGACGCCGGGTGCGAGGGTCACTTTTGAGTTGGAGACAAGTGTGGGGATCGTCAAGATGTATGcgttgaagagcaagacGTTTGGGTTGGGTACGGTAGAATGTTGggcggatgaagagagaaggaagagtgtAAAAATTGAAGGCTATTGGGACAATGGGAATGT GAATATTGGGCGATTCGCCCCTATAAGAGATAACCTGCAACCAGGAAAACATACCATCACTTGCGAACTGTTGGAAGAAACATCTGACCCGGGTGGTGGACGCGAGTTTAGGATGATATCGATGATGAG CGTGTAA